CCGTGCTTCAGTTTCTCAGCGGACATCGATGTCCTTCCTCTGTAAGACGGGTTTTGGTTGAccaaaatgttttgactttCGTGCCACACGTGGACAAATCTGGGTTCCAGGTCGAGTCTACCCCACTCCACACTCTTAGAAACGGCGTCCAGGGCAGGCTCCAGGTGGCATGGCAGGATAATGTCTTTACCAACTAAGGTCACTCTTGTTTTTGAAGGTCCAAGCCCCTGAGACTggcctgcaaaacaaaaaatgaccatgctttcattattctgttttttctgcgTTGTCTGTGCTGCTTTTTGCATGCAAGTTACCTGAATAAGAGTCcattagaagaagaagaagaatcaaAATGTGCTGGAAAACCAAACCACAGAAGGAGCCAAGTTTAAAGAAGCGCCCAAAAATCAGAGGAAGCATCCTGGAGTTCTACGGAAATAAAcgtttcaaaatgttaatttcaagaacaaaaaagctttaaatggcTCCATGGAGGTTAAAATGGTACATTATCAAAGTAACATCAAGTATAATCCATGGTTCACCTCGATGGATggaaaaaatggcttttttgatGAAGGGCCGAAACCATGCGGGCCTGGTCTGTTTGGAAATTCACCACATTTGTAGATAATGAAGTATAATTTATCAGTCCCTCTGTTGCCACCCTGATGGCAGCCGAATACTGTATCTGTGACAGAATCTCATTTATTAGACATATAGACATTTTGATGTTATATGTCTTTGATTATTAAGTTTTACAAATACATTGCACATTAACAAGGAAAAAATACCATAAAGACAGGAAAgccatatgaaaaaaaaaaatccttatgcattaaaaaaaaacctgattaaCGGTCGTAAATGGCATTTAAATGaacatcaaaatgaaaataatgcaacatGAAGACCACATATTCAGCCACAACTGTACGTGGTACAACAGCTATACTTGAGGCCGTAGAACAATAAGCTGTACAGTCGCACCAAAGTCCAgctttttcacacacaaacccatagaaacagtaaaattaattacatttttaaaatagcagTTAGAAGaacagaagaataaataaaacaaagagaaagtaTCAAGGCCAAACCCACtgtacaaaataaagaaataaaaatgaaataataataataacaactaaaaaaacacacaaaaaacactttttactcTTTAGCTCCACAGTTTACAATGACAcactcattaaaataaaagcatagtAAGAGCACcattacaattaaaatatgaattttcaaaagtacaaatgtaaatgcatacCTGTTGTATTTCGGAGTCAGTTCTCCCCCGAAACTAAAAATTCTGTGTGGCCAAAGTCCTTTATTAATGTCATTGGTTGCTACTCTGATGTCAATATTTGGATTGTATGTCGTTAGTTAATGAATAACTGGA
The Plectropomus leopardus isolate mb unplaced genomic scaffold, YSFRI_Pleo_2.0 unplaced_scaffold4955, whole genome shotgun sequence DNA segment above includes these coding regions:
- the LOC121939510 gene encoding butyrophilin subfamily 3 member A2-like; this translates as MLPLIFGRFFKLGSFCGLVFQHILILLLLLMDSYSGQSQGLGPSKTRVTLVGKDIILPCHLEPALDAVSKSVEWGRLDLEPRFVHVWHESQNILVNQNPSYRGRTSMSAEKLKHGDLSLTLSAVKHSDNGKYRCYFPSQDEESIVELVVGSVSSPLIADVSLNSSRLVLQCESAGWYP